The segment AAATTGTGCAGTTTTCCGTTTTTTTCCATTTGAGAAATAGACCACCTCAGTCGCTATATCAATCGTCAGTAATCTCAATCTGAGGATGCGACTTCACCAACGCCTTTACCGTTTCTTCGGTTACGCCGGAATTGGTGATGCTGAGGAAACGAATTGCCGGGATTCTCCCGAGTTCTTCGACCATCTCATCGGTAAGCGAAACGTGATCCAACCGCAGTGTCGTCAGTTCCTCCAGGCGAGCGAGAAACTGTATTCCCACCAAGCTCAGCTCGTTCCGGCTGAGATCAAGTTCAATCAACTCCTGCAACTGGCTGATCTGTTCCAGCTGAGTTTCCGTCAGGTTTGTTCCAACAAGTTGAAGGCTCATCAATTCGAGTGGTTCACTTAAACAGGAAAAATCAACGTCGGTAACGGTAGCGTCACTGAGATCAAGGCGGTAGATCGCATTGAGTACCTGCATTCGTTCAGCAAGTTCCTGTAACTGCGAATCGCTAATTTCGACTTGTGGCAGTTTGACTACGTAATATCGCTTTGAATAGACCTTGCTCCCGGCGGAAGAATAATTCAGCAGAGTATATTGCTCGGTGGGAGTCGCGCGATGAATGGTTCCGCCGAGCTGAGAGACATAGCTATTGAGCGAATGCCTTCTGTAGAGTTCCCGCCCCATTGAGGCAGCAAAGACACCCACCAATAATATCAATAGAAGCGAAGGCAGAAAGAGGGAAGAATAACGCCATCGCTGATATCGAGTCAGTTCGATTTCATTTTCGATTTCAGCGTCAGTCATAGTACGCTTCTCAGTAGCTGGCGGTCATCCGAATATGATTTTTCATTTCCGGATTGGTTTCAGGGTGGTCACTACGGAAATGCACTCCCCGACTCTCTTCGCGAGTACGGGCAGAGATCGTGAGAAGTTGGGCGACGTGCAATAGGTTCTGCAATTCCCAACCGGTAGGAGTCGAGAATTCTCGCAGCGACACGTAACGATCCCAGAAGGCAAGCTGATTGATCGCCTCTTTCAAACCCGGGTCATCTCGTTTAATCCCCGCCTTACGCCACATTAAACTAGTCAATGCATTCTGCACATCCATCAGATTCAGATTATCTTCATGCGGAACAACGTCGGACCATTCGGAGAGAACCCCCGGGGCCGTGAACGAATCACGTTGATCGAGCGCCGCATCCGAGGCACCCCTTCCCGCTCGCAGCCCGAAGACCAGTCCTTCCAGTAAACTGTTTGAACCAAGGCGATTGGCACCATGTAATCCACTGGAAGTCACCTCACCTGCCGCCCACAATCCGGGCAGGGTGGTTTGTCCCAGCGAGTCAACTACGACCCCGCCAATCATGTAGTGGGCTCCCGGACGTACGGGAACGCGGTCATGGTGAATATCAATTCCGAATTCCCGACAGACTTGACCGATGTGCGGAAACCGTTCGTCGATCAATTTTGCTGGCAAGTGAGTCAGATCGAGATAGGTGCAGGGGTGATTCGTCTTTTCCATTTGAGCAGTAATTGAACGGCTGACGATATCCCGCGGAGCCAACTCCATCTGCGGATCGTAATCCTGCATGAACCGGTAACCGTTGCAGTCCACCAAGTAGGCACCTTCTCCTCTTACTGCCTCAGAAATGAGGTGACGGGATCCACCGGCGATGTAGAGCACCGTCGGATGGAACTGCATCATCTCCATATCCCGCATCTCGGCACCAGCGCGGAAAGCAATGGCGTGGCCGTCGCCAGTGGCGATTGACGGGTTCGTCGTCTCTCGATAAAGCTGTCCGGCACCGCCCGTCGCAATGATAGTCTGTTTGGCCCAGACAAATGTTTTTCCATGATTAGGATTCCAGACGATCGCGCCCCGACACACACCCTCGTGCGTCAGCAAATCGATTGTATAGGTTTCTTCCCACACCTGGAGATGTTTCTGCTCTTCGCGGTTTCGGACCTGCACGTGCATCGCCCGCATAATTTCTTTGCCAGTCGCATCTCCTAAGGCGTGTGCCACTCGTGCGTGACTGTGGCCTCCTTCTTGAGTCAGCGCGATCTCACCCGTGGTGGTGGTATCGAAGTGAGTGCCTAATGTCGCGAGTTCACGAATTCGGACCGGGGCTTCCTCGACGACCATCTTGACGATCTCATCGTCACACAACCCTTTGCCGGCGGAGATCGTATCGGAGATATGATTGGCCACATTGTCCAGTGGATCGAGTACGCCCGCAATTCCTCCTTGAGCATAGACACTGTTCGAGAGACCCAGGGAATCTTTGGTGACCACCACGGTTTGCAGCTTCGGATCGATCTCAAGAGCGGCCCGGATTCCGGCAATCCCTCCACCGACGATCAGCACATCGGTGAACATGTGCGGGACCCGTTTGGGATCGAACCGTGTCAGATAGCGGCGATGAGGGGTAAATTGCAGCGGCGGAAAAACCATGATGTGCCTACATTCTAAAATCGTCTCTCCTGTAGAGAGCCATCGAGCCCGAACCTACAGCATAACCTCGATTCAGCATAACCTTGTTTGGTTTCTCAAACAATTTTCAGAACAGGTTCTCTATGACTCTGGAGACGCTATTCTTCGGCCAGGTTCAGCATTTTATAAGACTGCACATTTCTCACTGCACATTTCTCACTGCACATTGCTCACTGCACATTGCTGTACTTGGGCATTCGCATAATGAACGCGGCCGCATGACGATCAGATCGTCATGGAACTGAAACCACCATCGACCACCATATTGTGCCCCGTAAGAAAGCTACCCGCTCGAGGAGCCGCCATCAGCAGGATCGCTCCGGCCAGCTCTTCCGGGGTACCAAATCGCTGCATGGGAGTGTGTGTCATGATGCTGCTAACTCGTTCCTCAGTCAGGACTTTCCGATTCTGCTCCGCTGGAAAGAAACCAGGAGAAATCGCATTCACACGAATTCCGTCCGTGGCCCATTCACGAGCCAGGTTCTGCGTCAGATTTAATACGGCCGCTTTAGAGGCAGAATAAGTAAACACTCGGGAAAGAGGTATCATCGCACTTAATGAGGCGACATTGATGATGGAGCCCTGGGTTCCTGAATCGAGCATGAACTTCGCGAAGACCTGACAGGCAACACGCACCCCACGCAAGTTGATGTTCATGATGCGGTCCCACTCGTCGTCTTCGATTTCGAGGAAGGGGGTGGGTGAATTGACACCCGCACCGTTGATCAACACGTCGCACTGGCGATCGTTCGACTTCAAATGCTCCACTAGTTTTTCCAAATCGTTCCGCGTCGTCGCATCCGCTTTGAAAAACTCGGCCTGTCCTCCCGCTGCTTCAATCGTTTTCACGATTTCAGCGCCATTGGATTCGTTTCTACCGACGATGAATGTATACGCTCCAGCCGAAGCTAAAGATTCGGCGATGGCCCCACCTAGAACACCGGTACCTCCGATGACGATTGCGGTTTTTCCATCCAGTCCAAACAATTTTTGCAGATAGCTGGCAGAGCTCATCGGTGCGTCAGATTCTTTCTATCAACGGCGCTGAAAGTCACTCTCATCGCCGCAGTCAGTTTTGATATTCAGTCAGGTTCGCCAATTGCGTAAAAGGCCACTTAACCGATAAATTCGATTTCAACCGGGTTAGGAATTACGCCCTGTTCGTAACCTTTTTTCAGCAACAGTTTGACCGCTTCGCGACCTTTGTCGCCGAAGTCGACCGTATAATCGTTCACATACATGCCGACAAACTTGTCTGCTTTAGCATCGTCCAGATCGCGGCCATACTTCTGGGCATGCGCCAACGCTTCTTTGCGATTTTCGAGTCCGTAGACAATGCTCTGTTTGAGATACTCGGTGACTTCTTCCATCACTTCCTGCCCCAAGTCTTTGCGAATTGCGTTCGCGCCCAGGGGAAGGGGAAGGCCATCGGTCTCTTTGTACCACCATTCGCCTAAGTCGACGATCAGTTTAAGCCCCTGATCTGCATAGGTGAGTTGGCCTTCGTGGATGATGAGGCCGGCGTCGGCATCGCCCCGCTCGACGATATTCAAAATTTCATCAAAGGGATGAACTTCAAACTCGAACGTATCGCCCAGAAGAAGTTTCAGAGCGAGGAAAGCGGTTGTCATCGTACCTGGAACGGCGATTTTCTTGCCTTTGAGGTCTTCAATCGCACATTCTTCGCGAGCGACGACCATGGGACCATAATTGTCACCAATGCTCGCTCCGCAGGAGCAGATTGCATAGGTGTCGGTCATGTAGGCGTAACCGTGCAGGCTGACGGCGGTTAACTCCAACTCCCCTTTGAGTGCCCGCTTGTTGAGGGACTCGATGTCCTGCAACTCATGGGTGAAACGATACTTGCCTGTTTCAATCTTGTCGTTCGCCAATGCATGAAACATGAAGGCGTCGTCTGGGTCGGGGCTGTGGCCAATGCGGATTAAAACTTTTTCGTCGGTCATCATCGCGTTCGCTTACCTGTCAAATTTCCGTA is part of the Polystyrenella longa genome and harbors:
- a CDS encoding menaquinone biosynthesis family protein is translated as MMTDEKVLIRIGHSPDPDDAFMFHALANDKIETGKYRFTHELQDIESLNKRALKGELELTAVSLHGYAYMTDTYAICSCGASIGDNYGPMVVAREECAIEDLKGKKIAVPGTMTTAFLALKLLLGDTFEFEVHPFDEILNIVERGDADAGLIIHEGQLTYADQGLKLIVDLGEWWYKETDGLPLPLGANAIRKDLGQEVMEEVTEYLKQSIVYGLENRKEALAHAQKYGRDLDDAKADKFVGMYVNDYTVDFGDKGREAVKLLLKKGYEQGVIPNPVEIEFIG
- the nadB gene encoding L-aspartate oxidase; this encodes MVFPPLQFTPHRRYLTRFDPKRVPHMFTDVLIVGGGIAGIRAALEIDPKLQTVVVTKDSLGLSNSVYAQGGIAGVLDPLDNVANHISDTISAGKGLCDDEIVKMVVEEAPVRIRELATLGTHFDTTTTGEIALTQEGGHSHARVAHALGDATGKEIMRAMHVQVRNREEQKHLQVWEETYTIDLLTHEGVCRGAIVWNPNHGKTFVWAKQTIIATGGAGQLYRETTNPSIATGDGHAIAFRAGAEMRDMEMMQFHPTVLYIAGGSRHLISEAVRGEGAYLVDCNGYRFMQDYDPQMELAPRDIVSRSITAQMEKTNHPCTYLDLTHLPAKLIDERFPHIGQVCREFGIDIHHDRVPVRPGAHYMIGGVVVDSLGQTTLPGLWAAGEVTSSGLHGANRLGSNSLLEGLVFGLRAGRGASDAALDQRDSFTAPGVLSEWSDVVPHEDNLNLMDVQNALTSLMWRKAGIKRDDPGLKEAINQLAFWDRYVSLREFSTPTGWELQNLLHVAQLLTISARTREESRGVHFRSDHPETNPEMKNHIRMTASY
- a CDS encoding leucine-rich repeat domain-containing protein; the encoded protein is MTDAEIENEIELTRYQRWRYSSLFLPSLLLILLVGVFAASMGRELYRRHSLNSYVSQLGGTIHRATPTEQYTLLNYSSAGSKVYSKRYYVVKLPQVEISDSQLQELAERMQVLNAIYRLDLSDATVTDVDFSCLSEPLELMSLQLVGTNLTETQLEQISQLQELIELDLSRNELSLVGIQFLARLEELTTLRLDHVSLTDEMVEELGRIPAIRFLSITNSGVTEETVKALVKSHPQIEITDD
- a CDS encoding SDR family oxidoreductase, producing the protein MSSASYLQKLFGLDGKTAIVIGGTGVLGGAIAESLASAGAYTFIVGRNESNGAEIVKTIEAAGGQAEFFKADATTRNDLEKLVEHLKSNDRQCDVLINGAGVNSPTPFLEIEDDEWDRIMNINLRGVRVACQVFAKFMLDSGTQGSIINVASLSAMIPLSRVFTYSASKAAVLNLTQNLAREWATDGIRVNAISPGFFPAEQNRKVLTEERVSSIMTHTPMQRFGTPEELAGAILLMAAPRAGSFLTGHNMVVDGGFSSMTI